Proteins from a single region of Weeksella virosa DSM 16922:
- a CDS encoding o-succinylbenzoate synthase, with translation MKVSYTPYVLQFKRPGGTSRGVLTEKLTYILKAEENNQVFLGECGLFKGLSADDVPEYETKLQWACNHFDKGLTFLWKELRAFPSIQFGLEQLFQSIRMNLDNPDYTDPYNPDLYESAFKNGEKGIPINGLIWMGDIDFMKKQIEEKLAQGFHCLKLKIGVNWKEEYKILKELREKYPANKLELRVDANGGFSFEEAKTVLRQLKELSIHSIEQPIKKGQIQEMKTLCVESPTPIALDEELIGVFHLDDKYALLQEIRPQYIILKPSLVGGVRGSLEWIDCCDALGIGFWITSALESNIGLNAIAQWTAILYPEMPQGLGTGGLFSNNFSSRLQVEKDQLYRKKIQNENN, from the coding sequence ATGAAAGTATCTTATACACCATATGTCTTACAGTTTAAACGTCCGGGTGGGACTTCTCGAGGCGTTTTAACTGAAAAATTAACCTATATCCTCAAGGCAGAAGAAAACAACCAGGTATTTTTGGGAGAATGCGGACTTTTTAAAGGTTTAAGTGCGGATGATGTTCCAGAGTATGAAACAAAACTACAATGGGCTTGTAATCATTTCGACAAAGGTTTGACTTTTCTTTGGAAAGAATTGCGGGCTTTTCCTTCTATACAATTTGGTTTAGAACAGCTATTTCAATCCATTAGAATGAACCTAGACAACCCTGATTATACCGACCCGTATAACCCAGACTTGTACGAATCGGCTTTTAAAAATGGTGAAAAAGGAATCCCGATCAATGGACTTATTTGGATGGGCGATATCGATTTTATGAAAAAACAAATCGAAGAAAAATTAGCACAAGGTTTTCATTGTTTGAAATTGAAAATTGGCGTAAACTGGAAGGAGGAATATAAAATACTGAAAGAATTACGTGAAAAATATCCTGCCAATAAATTAGAACTTCGGGTAGATGCCAATGGAGGTTTTAGTTTTGAAGAAGCCAAAACAGTTTTGCGTCAACTGAAAGAATTATCCATTCATTCGATAGAACAACCAATCAAAAAAGGGCAAATCCAAGAAATGAAGACCCTTTGTGTTGAATCTCCAACCCCAATAGCCCTGGACGAAGAATTGATTGGCGTTTTTCATCTAGATGATAAATATGCACTTTTACAAGAAATTCGGCCACAATATATTATCCTAAAACCAAGTTTGGTTGGTGGTGTTCGAGGATCGTTAGAGTGGATAGATTGTTGCGATGCTTTGGGCATTGGTTTTTGGATCACTTCTGCACTAGAAAGCAATATTGGCCTCAATGCAATTGCTCAATGGACTGCAATATTGTATCCAGAAATGCCTCAGGGTTTGGGCACAGGAGGCTTATTTAGCAATAATTTCAGTTCTAGATTGCAAGTAGAAAAAGATCAGTTGTATCGAAAAAAAATACAAAATGAAAATAATTAA
- a CDS encoding DUF1684 domain-containing protein → MKIIKPLIIIILSLFSCSISSTQKASYEKTITDYQAELNAYYFNSIKPLKRSENIKFSGIDFFPIQEKYRVKANFIYTPNGEIVKFPTSDKKTQTYKKYGIVNFQIDKQALSLTLYQFYPVNNKNKHSLFLPFTDETSGDTTYGGGRYLNINSKEINKETNTIFIDFNKAYNPLCAYSTNFSCPIPPADNFLPIEINAGANYSIL, encoded by the coding sequence ATGAAAATAATTAAACCACTGATAATTATTATATTATCTTTATTTTCTTGTAGTATAAGTTCAACCCAAAAAGCTTCCTATGAAAAGACAATAACTGATTATCAAGCCGAACTCAATGCATATTATTTCAACTCTATAAAACCACTAAAAAGAAGTGAAAATATAAAATTTTCAGGAATCGATTTTTTTCCTATACAGGAAAAGTATCGGGTAAAGGCTAATTTCATTTATACACCCAATGGAGAAATTGTTAAATTTCCCACTTCTGATAAAAAAACACAAACATATAAAAAGTACGGAATAGTAAATTTCCAGATTGATAAGCAAGCATTATCGCTTACCTTATATCAATTCTATCCAGTAAATAATAAAAATAAACACTCGCTTTTTTTGCCCTTTACAGATGAAACTTCGGGTGATACCACGTACGGAGGCGGTCGATATTTAAACATCAATAGTAAAGAAATAAACAAAGAAACCAACACAATTTTTATTGATTTCAATAAAGCTTATAACCCACTTTGTGCATACAGCACAAATTTCAGTTGTCCCATACCACCTGCTGATAATTTCTTACCAATTGAGATTAATGCTGGCGCAAATTACTCGATACTATGA
- a CDS encoding AMP-binding protein, with product MMILDFSLSNFNYKKLQAATVFEQEILNFLENWYNDDKKVEVQTSGSTGIPKKMMLTKSNMKKSAELTGKYLSLEKGNTALLAMPVNYIAGKMMLVRAIVLGLKLICSTPRSVFLWEDFQQLNLPNDTIDFVALTPMQVEKSIDFVSHCRCLIIGGAPLNQHTKDKLYKFRNRIFETYAMTETITHIAFKQLRNEQYPNQKNSFEVFDEIEISQDARSCLQIKTPYYDEILTTNDVVEILSGKEFIWIGRADNIINSGGIKLYPEKIEEKLKPYLQRAFYVSSKRDDLLGEKLILMIEGDPFDFQLDDIDFNQFEKPKEIIFQPQFDRTESGKIKRRKL from the coding sequence ATGATGATTTTAGATTTTAGTTTGTCGAATTTTAATTATAAGAAACTCCAGGCTGCTACAGTTTTCGAACAAGAAATTCTTAATTTTTTAGAGAATTGGTACAACGATGATAAAAAAGTAGAAGTACAGACATCTGGCTCAACAGGAATTCCTAAGAAAATGATGTTGACCAAAAGCAACATGAAAAAAAGTGCAGAACTTACAGGTAAATATCTTTCTCTAGAAAAAGGAAATACCGCACTTTTGGCAATGCCAGTAAATTATATTGCAGGTAAAATGATGCTTGTTCGGGCAATTGTTTTAGGTTTGAAATTGATATGCTCCACGCCACGTTCGGTTTTTCTATGGGAGGATTTTCAACAACTGAATCTGCCGAATGATACGATAGATTTTGTAGCATTAACGCCTATGCAAGTAGAAAAATCAATCGATTTTGTATCCCATTGTCGTTGTTTGATAATAGGCGGAGCACCTCTCAATCAACATACTAAGGATAAATTGTACAAATTTCGAAATAGAATTTTCGAGACCTATGCCATGACCGAAACCATTACACATATTGCCTTTAAACAGCTAAGAAATGAACAATATCCTAATCAGAAAAATAGTTTCGAGGTTTTTGATGAAATAGAAATCAGCCAAGATGCCCGTTCTTGTTTACAAATAAAAACACCTTACTATGATGAAATTCTCACTACAAACGACGTAGTAGAAATACTATCTGGAAAAGAATTTATTTGGATAGGGCGCGCCGATAATATTATCAATTCTGGAGGAATAAAGTTGTATCCAGAAAAAATCGAAGAAAAATTAAAACCTTATCTTCAACGTGCATTTTATGTAAGCAGCAAAAGAGATGATCTTTTGGGTGAAAAATTAATCTTGATGATAGAAGGAGACCCATTTGATTTTCAGTTGGATGATATTGATTTCAATCAATTCGAAAAGCCAAAAGAAATAATATTTCAACCTCAATTTGATCGCACTGAATCGGGTAAAATCAAACGAAGAAAACTCTAA
- a CDS encoding PaaI family thioesterase: MSFYQELANLLEKSPNKHKYLKLFFNISPMYRRSCGRLIEISKDMHYIKGKIIFSYKNMNYMGTMFGGSMLSATDPIYMVQLTQILGKKYVVWDKSVKAKFKRPIKKTVWVEYIFTENEIKNIKKIIEEEDEITITKQLKIKDIEGNVYAELEKELYVSTLAFYKEKLRLRESNK, encoded by the coding sequence ATGTCATTTTATCAAGAACTAGCCAATTTGCTAGAAAAAAGCCCAAACAAGCATAAGTATCTAAAACTTTTCTTCAATATTTCACCAATGTATCGTCGCTCTTGTGGGCGTTTAATCGAAATTTCGAAGGATATGCATTACATAAAAGGAAAAATCATTTTCTCGTATAAGAACATGAATTATATGGGCACTATGTTTGGCGGGAGTATGTTGTCGGCAACCGACCCAATTTATATGGTTCAATTGACACAGATTTTAGGTAAAAAATATGTAGTATGGGACAAATCGGTAAAAGCCAAATTCAAAAGACCAATCAAAAAAACAGTTTGGGTAGAATATATTTTTACAGAAAATGAAATTAAGAACATCAAAAAAATAATTGAAGAAGAAGATGAAATAACAATCACTAAGCAACTGAAAATTAAAGATATAGAAGGTAATGTGTATGCAGAATTAGAAAAAGAACTTTATGTAAGCACTCTAGCTTTTTACAAAGAAAAGCTCCGATTACGTGAATCAAATAAATAA
- a CDS encoding methylmalonyl-CoA mutase family protein, translating to MSEITTENKEKQVSLQQPSQIPYKPKNKVRIVTAAALFDGHDAAINIMRRIIQSTGCEVIHLGHDKSVEDVVNTAIQEDANAIAMTSYQGGHNEYFKYMYDLLQEKGAGHIKIVGGGGGVILPTEIKELMDYGITRIYSPDDGRELGLQGMINDMVEKSDFPTGNLELPEGKDVYQSLLDKDVTTISRLISLAENREEDFLKVFHYDKVIDKSTPVLGITGTGGAGKSSMVDEIVRRFLIDFPKKTIALVSVDPSKKKTGGALLGDRIRMNSINNPRVYMRSLATRQSNLALSRYVEEALQVLKAANFDLIILETSGIGQSDTEILDHSDASLYIMTPEFGAATQLEKIDMLDFADIVAINKFDKRGALDAIRDVKKQYQRNHNLWDVNPDEMPVFGTIASQFNDPGTNQLYKAIIEKIVEKTGADLVSSFEITKEMSEKIFVIPPARTRYLSEIAENNRAYDTKTSTQKEVAQKLYGIFKTIETLSGTTPNLTQHGIEITGTENEELSKVLLAEFDKLKRNLDPFNWEAIITWDEKVNKYKNPIYSFKVRDKEIKIKTHSESLSHLQIPKVALPKYEAWGDLLRWVLQENVPGEFPFTSGLYPFKREGEDPTRMFAGEGGPERTNRRFHYVSKGMPAKRLSTAFDSVTLYGNDPGHRPDIYGKIGNAGVSICCLDDAKKLYSGFDLSHPMTSVSMTINGPAPMLLGFFMNAAIDQNCEKYIKENGLEAEVEAKIKAIYEDKGFERPKYNGDLPEGNDGLGLMLLGVTGDQVLPKDVYEEIKKQTLAQVRGTVQADILKEDQAQNTCIFSTEFALRLMGDVQEYFIDHNVRNFYSVSISGYHIAEAGANPVTQLAFTLANGFTYVEYYLSRGMDINAFGPNLSFFFSNGIDPEYSVIGRVARRIWAKALKYKYGANERAQMLKYHIQTSGRSLHAQEIDFNDIRTTLQALYAIYDNCNSLHTNAYDEAITTPTEESVRRAMAIQLIINKELGLAKNENPIQGSFIIEELTDLVEEAVLAEFDRITERGGVLGAMETMYQRSKIQEESLYYETLKHNGDYPIIGVNTFLSSTGSKTVIPAEVIRATEEEKQFQILTKEKLHQIKEAEEKEQLEKVKEVAIQNGNIFEALMEATKVCSLGQITESLFDVGGQYRRNM from the coding sequence ATGTCTGAGATTACTACAGAAAATAAAGAAAAACAAGTTTCCCTTCAACAACCATCACAAATCCCGTATAAACCAAAAAACAAAGTACGTATTGTTACTGCTGCTGCTTTGTTTGATGGTCACGATGCAGCCATCAATATCATGCGCCGCATCATTCAATCTACAGGATGCGAGGTAATACATTTGGGGCATGATAAATCGGTAGAAGATGTAGTGAACACAGCGATACAAGAAGATGCCAATGCAATTGCAATGACTTCTTATCAGGGTGGTCACAATGAGTATTTTAAATATATGTACGATTTGCTTCAAGAAAAAGGAGCAGGACACATAAAAATAGTTGGTGGTGGAGGCGGAGTAATTCTTCCGACCGAAATAAAAGAGCTAATGGATTACGGCATTACCCGAATTTATTCGCCCGATGATGGTCGTGAACTTGGCTTGCAAGGTATGATCAACGATATGGTTGAAAAATCAGACTTCCCAACAGGAAATTTAGAGTTACCAGAAGGTAAAGATGTTTACCAGTCACTACTAGACAAAGACGTTACAACCATTTCCCGTCTGATTTCATTGGCAGAAAACAGAGAAGAAGACTTTCTAAAAGTTTTTCATTATGATAAAGTAATCGATAAATCGACACCAGTTCTCGGGATTACTGGAACCGGCGGAGCAGGAAAATCGTCGATGGTCGATGAAATAGTTCGTCGCTTTTTGATTGATTTCCCCAAAAAAACCATTGCTTTGGTTTCTGTAGATCCATCTAAAAAGAAAACAGGCGGTGCATTACTGGGCGACCGTATTCGCATGAACTCGATCAATAATCCGCGTGTATATATGCGCTCGTTAGCCACACGCCAATCCAATTTAGCTTTATCTCGCTATGTAGAAGAAGCTTTGCAGGTTTTGAAAGCAGCTAATTTCGATTTGATTATTTTAGAAACTTCAGGAATCGGACAATCTGACACCGAAATTCTAGATCATTCAGACGCATCACTCTATATCATGACACCAGAATTTGGTGCAGCTACACAATTAGAAAAAATTGATATGTTGGATTTTGCCGACATTGTGGCCATCAATAAATTCGATAAAAGAGGAGCTTTAGACGCTATTCGCGATGTGAAAAAGCAATACCAACGCAACCACAATCTTTGGGATGTTAATCCTGACGAAATGCCTGTTTTTGGTACAATTGCTTCACAATTCAACGATCCAGGAACCAATCAACTCTACAAAGCAATCATAGAGAAAATTGTAGAAAAAACGGGTGCAGACTTGGTTTCTTCATTTGAAATTACAAAAGAAATGTCGGAGAAAATTTTTGTTATTCCTCCAGCAAGAACACGCTATTTATCAGAGATTGCCGAGAATAATCGTGCCTACGATACCAAAACATCTACACAAAAGGAAGTCGCCCAAAAACTATACGGAATCTTCAAAACAATAGAAACTCTTTCGGGAACAACTCCCAATCTCACACAACACGGAATCGAAATTACCGGAACCGAAAACGAAGAACTATCAAAAGTTCTTTTGGCTGAATTCGATAAATTGAAACGAAATTTAGATCCATTCAATTGGGAGGCAATCATTACTTGGGACGAAAAAGTAAACAAATACAAAAATCCAATTTATAGTTTCAAGGTTCGCGACAAAGAAATCAAAATAAAAACCCACTCAGAGTCTTTATCACACCTACAAATTCCTAAAGTAGCATTACCAAAATACGAAGCTTGGGGCGATTTGTTGCGTTGGGTTTTGCAAGAAAATGTACCGGGTGAATTTCCGTTCACATCAGGTTTATATCCATTCAAACGCGAAGGAGAAGATCCTACCCGAATGTTTGCCGGTGAAGGAGGACCAGAGCGCACAAACCGTCGTTTTCACTATGTCTCAAAGGGGATGCCCGCCAAAAGATTGTCAACCGCTTTTGACTCGGTAACGCTTTACGGTAACGATCCAGGACACCGACCAGATATTTACGGAAAAATTGGGAATGCAGGTGTATCGATTTGTTGTTTGGATGATGCTAAAAAACTGTATTCTGGTTTCGATTTGTCGCATCCGATGACGTCGGTATCAATGACTATCAACGGGCCTGCACCGATGTTGTTAGGCTTTTTTATGAATGCAGCTATCGACCAGAATTGTGAAAAATACATAAAAGAAAATGGATTAGAAGCCGAAGTAGAAGCCAAAATAAAAGCAATATATGAAGACAAAGGCTTTGAAAGACCAAAATACAATGGCGACTTACCAGAAGGGAATGATGGTTTAGGACTCATGCTATTGGGTGTAACTGGCGATCAGGTTTTGCCAAAAGATGTATACGAAGAAATTAAAAAACAAACTTTGGCACAAGTACGCGGAACCGTACAGGCAGACATCCTAAAAGAAGATCAGGCACAAAATACGTGCATATTCTCTACCGAATTTGCTTTGCGCTTGATGGGTGACGTACAAGAATATTTTATCGATCATAATGTTCGAAACTTTTATTCCGTATCTATTTCCGGCTATCACATTGCCGAAGCAGGAGCAAATCCAGTAACGCAATTGGCCTTTACCTTGGCAAATGGCTTTACGTATGTAGAGTATTATTTATCTAGAGGAATGGATATCAATGCATTTGGACCCAACTTGTCATTTTTCTTTTCGAACGGAATCGATCCAGAATATTCGGTAATCGGGCGAGTAGCAAGAAGAATCTGGGCAAAAGCCCTGAAGTATAAATACGGCGCAAACGAAAGAGCACAAATGTTAAAATATCATATCCAAACATCTGGTCGATCGTTGCATGCACAAGAAATTGATTTTAATGACATACGCACCACTTTACAAGCATTATATGCAATTTATGACAACTGTAACTCTCTGCATACCAATGCTTACGATGAGGCTATTACAACACCAACAGAAGAATCGGTGCGTAGAGCCATGGCGATTCAGCTCATTATCAATAAAGAATTAGGTTTAGCGAAAAACGAGAATCCGATACAAGGTTCATTCATTATCGAAGAATTGACCGACTTGGTTGAGGAAGCCGTTTTGGCCGAGTTTGATAGAATTACGGAGCGTGGAGGAGTTTTAGGTGCAATGGAAACCATGTATCAACGTTCGAAAATTCAGGAAGAATCTTTGTATTATGAAACACTAAAACACAACGGAGATTATCCTATCATTGGAGTCAATACATTTTTAAGTTCTACGGGATCAAAAACAGTGATTCCTGCGGAAGTTATTCGTGCGACTGAAGAAGAAAAACAATTCCAAATTCTGACCAAAGAAAAACTACACCAAATAAAAGAGGCTGAAGAAAAAGAACAATTAGAAAAAGTTAAAGAAGTTGCCATCCAGAACGGTAATATTTTTGAGGCACTTATGGAAGCTACAAAAGTTTGTTCACTTGGTCAGATAACAGAATCATTATTTGATGTAGGTGGACAGTATCGCAGAAATATGTAA
- a CDS encoding YkvA family protein — protein sequence MNKKRFFRLAGAAAAKAQQDKTFTTKVKTTFRMLNDIVRGTYKPTWKNIILPFLAFIYILSPLDFIPSFMFGPIGLIDDFGILMFGLKFLNKEIEKYLAWEILQPKYSYVEDAKIID from the coding sequence ATGAACAAAAAAAGATTTTTTAGATTAGCTGGAGCTGCAGCTGCTAAAGCACAGCAAGACAAAACATTCACAACAAAAGTAAAAACCACTTTTCGTATGCTAAATGATATAGTTCGTGGAACTTACAAACCGACTTGGAAAAACATTATACTTCCGTTCTTGGCGTTTATTTATATACTTTCTCCATTAGATTTTATACCTTCTTTTATGTTCGGGCCAATCGGTCTAATAGATGATTTCGGGATTTTAATGTTTGGTCTAAAATTTTTAAATAAAGAAATAGAAAAGTATCTTGCGTGGGAAATTTTACAGCCTAAATATTCGTACGTAGAAGATGCAAAAATCATCGATTGA
- the miaA gene encoding tRNA (adenosine(37)-N6)-dimethylallyltransferase MiaA, giving the protein MQKSSIDTNKKYLISLVGPTAIGKTDLAIFLAKYLQAEILSNDSRQFFKELSIGTAVPTKDELAHVPHHFIQHISIEDDYSVGDFEREALAFLENYFNTNNIALLVGGSGLYEKALTQGLDYFPEVDPLIRETLNTIFATDGIEVLQQELAEKDPEYFAEVDQQNGKRIIRALEIIRGTGNKFSSYRSNSIVQRPFEIIKIGLDLPREELYDRINRRVDFMMENNLLDEVKEVYPKKNLNALQTVGYRELFCYLDQEFTLEQAVEEIKKNTRRFAKRQLTWFRKDKSVCWFSPKEGDKILAYIKEKIK; this is encoded by the coding sequence ATGCAAAAATCATCGATTGATACAAATAAAAAATACTTAATTAGCTTAGTCGGTCCTACTGCAATTGGTAAAACCGACTTAGCAATTTTTTTAGCCAAATATTTACAAGCCGAAATTCTTTCCAATGATTCTCGACAATTTTTCAAAGAACTTTCTATCGGCACTGCTGTTCCTACAAAAGATGAATTAGCCCATGTTCCGCATCATTTTATACAACACATATCTATTGAAGATGACTATTCGGTAGGAGATTTCGAACGTGAAGCATTGGCTTTTCTAGAAAATTATTTTAACACCAACAATATTGCTCTTTTGGTCGGTGGCTCTGGTTTGTACGAAAAAGCACTTACTCAAGGCTTGGACTATTTTCCAGAAGTTGACCCATTGATTAGAGAAACGCTAAATACAATTTTTGCTACAGATGGGATAGAAGTTTTGCAACAAGAATTAGCAGAGAAAGATCCTGAATATTTTGCAGAGGTAGATCAGCAGAATGGAAAAAGAATTATTCGAGCGTTAGAAATAATTCGTGGAACAGGAAATAAATTTTCATCCTACCGCAGCAATTCTATTGTGCAAAGACCTTTCGAGATTATCAAGATAGGATTGGATTTGCCAAGGGAAGAGTTGTATGATCGAATTAATCGTCGAGTAGATTTTATGATGGAAAATAATCTGCTAGACGAAGTGAAAGAAGTTTATCCTAAAAAAAACCTAAATGCCTTGCAAACTGTTGGGTATAGAGAGCTATTTTGTTATTTAGACCAAGAGTTTACACTAGAACAAGCAGTAGAAGAAATTAAGAAAAATACAAGGAGATTTGCAAAAAGACAACTCACATGGTTCAGAAAAGATAAGAGTGTTTGTTGGTTCTCACCCAAAGAAGGAGATAAAATTTTGGCCTATATTAAAGAAAAAATAAAGTAA
- a CDS encoding M20/M25/M40 family metallo-hydrolase, with amino-acid sequence MKFYRPLQLATVLCASITLTAQNNTQQDAIISAITQEAQNNSQLELLATELLDGIGPRLVGSPEMEKASDWAIAQFKQWGIDAERQNYGEWKAWQRGASNITMTSPRVVSLNATQLAWSPATKKTIESEVVALPKDPKDFAKWSNQIKNKVVLLSMYQPVGRPDYQLKEFATPDTYEKLKKENENRQKEYQSFLQAIGYTQNQLAEFLEQKGAAAIVISNWSGIMGANRIFDAKTKNIPMIDIELEQYGMLYRLAVNNKKPRISINVQSKDLGKAKAFNTIAKIEGKEKPNEYVILSAHFDSWDGAQGATDNGTGVITMMEAARILKKLYPNPKRTIIIGLWGSEEQGLNGSRAFVKDHPDIVAKTQVVFNQDNGTGRVVNINGQGFVNAYEYVSRWLNQVPNDVSKHIETSFPGMPSGGGSDHSSFVAAGIPAFMLSSLNWGYFGYTWHTNKDTYDKIIFDEVRNNVILTASLAYLASEEEELVDRTKRVLPTKDGKTAQWPVAVDANRAGRLETK; translated from the coding sequence ATGAAGTTTTATAGACCATTACAATTGGCAACCGTTTTATGTGCCTCTATAACTTTAACGGCACAGAACAACACACAACAAGATGCTATTATCAGTGCTATTACTCAAGAAGCACAAAACAATTCTCAACTCGAGCTTTTAGCAACCGAACTTTTGGATGGAATCGGGCCGCGTTTGGTAGGATCACCTGAAATGGAAAAAGCAAGTGATTGGGCCATTGCACAGTTCAAACAATGGGGAATTGATGCCGAAAGACAAAACTATGGCGAATGGAAAGCATGGCAAAGAGGAGCATCAAACATTACGATGACTTCACCGCGTGTAGTATCTCTAAATGCAACACAACTTGCTTGGAGCCCAGCAACCAAAAAAACTATCGAGTCAGAGGTTGTGGCCTTGCCAAAAGACCCTAAAGATTTTGCGAAATGGAGCAATCAGATCAAAAATAAAGTGGTGCTTTTATCTATGTATCAACCAGTAGGTAGACCCGATTATCAGCTAAAGGAATTTGCAACGCCTGATACTTACGAAAAGCTAAAAAAAGAAAACGAAAATAGGCAAAAAGAATATCAATCTTTTTTACAAGCGATAGGATATACCCAAAACCAATTAGCTGAATTTTTAGAGCAAAAAGGAGCAGCAGCAATCGTAATTTCTAATTGGAGTGGAATTATGGGCGCCAATAGAATTTTCGATGCGAAAACGAAAAACATTCCCATGATCGATATCGAACTTGAACAATATGGAATGTTGTATAGATTGGCAGTTAACAATAAAAAACCAAGAATTTCTATCAATGTACAATCAAAAGATTTAGGAAAAGCAAAAGCCTTTAACACCATTGCAAAAATAGAAGGAAAAGAAAAACCGAATGAATATGTCATTTTATCGGCACATTTCGATTCGTGGGATGGTGCACAAGGTGCTACAGATAATGGAACGGGCGTTATAACTATGATGGAAGCTGCACGTATCCTAAAGAAACTTTATCCAAACCCGAAACGAACTATTATTATTGGACTATGGGGGAGCGAAGAACAAGGCCTCAATGGATCTAGAGCTTTTGTAAAAGATCATCCAGACATTGTTGCTAAAACCCAAGTCGTTTTCAACCAAGATAATGGTACAGGAAGAGTAGTAAACATCAATGGACAAGGATTTGTAAATGCCTATGAGTATGTTTCTCGCTGGTTGAATCAAGTCCCAAACGACGTAAGTAAACACATAGAAACGTCTTTCCCTGGTATGCCAAGTGGAGGAGGGTCTGATCATTCTTCCTTTGTAGCTGCGGGTATACCTGCTTTTATGTTGAGTTCTCTAAACTGGGGATATTTTGGTTACACATGGCATACTAATAAAGATACGTACGATAAAATTATTTTTGATGAAGTAAGAAACAACGTCATCTTAACAGCTAGTTTAGCATATTTAGCTTCAGAGGAAGAAGAGTTGGTAGATCGTACGAAAAGAGTTTTACCTACAAAAGATGGTAAAACAGCTCAATGGCCAGTCGCTGTAGACGCCAATCGTGCAGGTAGATTAGAGACCAAGTAA